The Streptomyces sp. NBC_01244 genome contains a region encoding:
- a CDS encoding ATP-grasp domain-containing protein, translating into MSTTVLYCSDPLNERRADAHFAEEARAVRAAGGAVGLIDHDALLARDAGRAVARVPAGAGALWYRGWMIPAARYAELDAALRERGCALRVAPDAYRRAHELPGWYEAFAGLTPPSRWLATPPGRTPEPDRLAGAAAALPSRAGIVKDYVKSRKHQWAEACHLPDLADRAAVHRVVNRFVELQGEDLAGGVVLRAFEQFTAAEGVATEVRVWWRDGEPRLVTAHPDSPYAEAAAPDLGPVRAAVAELGCAFVTTDLALRADGAWRVVEVGDGQVSDLHREADLEAFTRLLTGG; encoded by the coding sequence ATGTCGACCACCGTCCTGTACTGCTCCGATCCGCTGAACGAGCGCCGGGCCGACGCCCACTTCGCCGAGGAGGCACGCGCGGTGCGCGCCGCCGGGGGCGCCGTCGGGCTCATCGACCACGACGCGCTGCTCGCCCGCGACGCCGGCCGGGCCGTGGCACGGGTGCCCGCCGGGGCGGGGGCGCTCTGGTACCGGGGCTGGATGATCCCGGCGGCCCGGTACGCCGAGCTCGACGCGGCCCTGCGCGAGCGCGGATGCGCACTGCGCGTCGCTCCGGACGCGTACCGGCGCGCCCATGAACTCCCGGGCTGGTACGAGGCGTTCGCCGGGCTGACCCCGCCCAGTCGGTGGCTGGCGACACCCCCGGGCCGGACCCCGGAGCCGGACCGGCTCGCGGGCGCCGCCGCGGCGCTCCCCTCCCGCGCCGGCATCGTCAAGGACTACGTCAAATCCCGCAAGCACCAGTGGGCCGAGGCCTGTCACCTCCCCGACCTCGCGGACCGGGCCGCCGTCCACCGCGTGGTGAACCGCTTCGTGGAACTCCAGGGCGAGGACCTGGCCGGCGGGGTGGTGCTGCGCGCCTTCGAACAGTTCACGGCGGCCGAGGGCGTGGCCACCGAGGTGCGGGTCTGGTGGCGCGACGGTGAGCCCCGGCTGGTCACCGCCCACCCCGACAGCCCGTACGCCGAGGCCGCGGCGCCGGACCTCGGACCAGTGCGGGCCGCCGTCGCGGAACTCGGCTGCGCCTTCGTCACCACGGACCTCGCGCTGCGCGCGGACGGAGCCTGGCGGGTCGTGGAGGTGGGCGACGGGCAGGTGAGCGATCTGCACCGGGAGGCCGACCTCGAGGCGTTCACCCGTCTCCTGACGGGTGGTTGA